The genomic segment ctgtaaaatatttgaagagatttattctgagcctaatatgagtgaccatggcctgtgacacagccctcaggaggtcctgagaacatgtaccCACCGTGGTCAGGGTACAGCTTAGTTTTACACGTTTTAGGAAGGCATgagacatttaagaaatacattggtttggttcagaaaggcaggacaactcaaagtgggggcttccaggctacaggtaaatttaaacattttctggttgacagttGGATGActttatctgaagacctgggatcaatagaaaggaaatgttccagttaagataaaggattgtggagaccaagttttattgtgcagaggaagctctcagatagcagacttcagagagagcaggttgtaaaatgtttcttactgGACTTAAAACggtgcctggctcttagttgattGTCTCCTAGacctggaaaggaagaaggaaaacaaagggggaaagggattctctatagaatgtggatttttcccacaagagactttgcagggcaatttccagttatggcaaggaaatatatgttggggtaaaacatttttattttcttccttgtcatGCCAGATTAGAAAGCAAGTCAcacagggttaaataaaacccatctgatgagagtttatggtttgtagggcatgactccccagaccccttcgacaagaatttgggcaagatacaaaatcagacCTTAGTCCtcaggagaagggaaagaaagttaCTCAAATCtaaaaacagacatttttaaaaaaaaccaaacagtgTCAGTgaatacataatgaaatactacATTTTTATGGTTATGAACAAGCTATATCTTTCAGAAAATACATGCTATAAATGGGTAAAAAAGACAATATaagattaatattatttaataaaatgatttattaaaataaattatttaatttaaatatttaattaaatattaaatattgcaGTCAACTTTCAGAGTGAGTCAATTAACACCAGACCTCCAGTCTAAGCCTCCCAGATACCAGGAATCACGTCAAACACATGAACTTGGTAGTGGTGTACAGGGAACTTGGTAGTGGTATACAAGGCCCACGTAGAAGACTCTTGCAAATAATCCAAGAAGGAGCTCATTATGTAACGCAGGATGCCCAGGTTTTTGGGGGTATGTGCTACGAAAAAGTATCCACCTGTAATTGTTGCACCTTGAGTTCTTGTTGTTTCAAAAAGTTCCAGGAagatgggaggccaaggtgggtggatcacttgaggtcaagagtttgagacctgcctggccaacatggtgaaagccccctctctactaaaagtacaaaaattagccgggcgtggtggtgcacgcctgtaattctagctactagggagactgaggcaggagaattgcttgaacccgggaggcagaggttgccgtgagccaagatcgcgccactgcactccagcccgggtgacagcgcgagactctgcctcaaaaaaaaaaaaaaaaaaaaaaaatgtattagccgggtgtggttgcaggtgcctgtaatcccacctacttgggaggctgaggcaggagaactgcttgaacccaggaggtgaagttgcagtgagctgggaccacaccattgcactctagcctgggcaataagagcaaaactctctcaaagaataaaaataaaaaataaaaattttaacaacCAATTATTTTATCTTAGGATAAAAATTTACCATATAAGTTTTTTTACTATATCAATTGTATTTtcctaaatttatattttgattaatAGACCTAAATACTTTTAGTCCTTTTATAAAACCTAAGAAGCCAAGAACAAACGTCTATGTATTTagcaatttgttttttatttttaaattgggataTGATCCAGACATTTAATAAGTatcatttaacataattttaacattttaaaattacatgaaaagctcatttataaatgtttatttcatttataatatttatttatttctcaattattATTCCTAAATTTATGAAAATTGAGATAGAActagtcatttattttattaatcagtTTTATAGACTGTTACCATCAAGGGTTTATATTGATATTAAGGTTTAAGTAAGAACCTTAAAGTTAAAAACAGCCACCCTGTTGATAACTCAGAAAAGttatagctatttttattacatCAACAAtattaatcatatttattttaaaactatataaacaaagataattttgttttaggCTTTATGACTTTAAAACATCTAGCAGAGGCAAATATAAAACTATCTGACCAGTAAACCCAGataaaaatgtatgctgacaattttgaagacatttctaattttattttatccacAATTTTAAAACCAATTAATTTATCAAAGATTTACTTAAGCCACATCAACTAAAAAAAACTGGGAGTTAATTACTATACATTTTATATGAGTgctaatttatttaaacaaatcaGAATAAAATTTCTTAAGGGATTTCTGGCTGACTACACCAGGTTTTATGTAGATACaacatataacataatatatgtacatacacataaacatatttaaacacatatacatacatataaagatatcagaacttttattttagaattttagtcGTGATAtagtaaaacacaaaaaaattcaccagtttataaaaatgattagacgcaaattatttttctgacaaaatggGCTAAGGATAAGCTTTAAGCTTTTTTAATAGGCAATCTTATAAAGGCTGTGAATCAAATTTGGGATAAAGCAGTTTGAGTCACTCACCAATGCACTGAATTGAACAAAGAATAGTTAACTGTGAAAGTGTGCTGAATTATGTGAGTAGGACCAAAAGACAACAGTGATTTTTAACAAGGTTTATACAGTATTTTCTTGGACTCAATTCTTTGTTGTTGAAGATAAGAATGTTGCCATTCTTTTTTGTATAGGGAGGAAGGTTTTACATGGGAATTTCAtctttgccttaaaaaaaaaaacagtaggaaGGTCAAAATGACTTTCTTTTATATCTGCTGGTTttcaagtgtttttgttttttatgtagtATGTTAGAATAGCTGTTTAGAGAAGGATAAAGTGGGGATATTGTAAGAAGGGGAGGTGAAaggtcaggaaaagaaaaagttccaGCCACCTTTGAGACAGTATTTTTTAACAAGGCAATTATTTGCATCCtgaatgtattttgttttaattttttttagcctCAAGATATCAATGAAATATGCATATCTTATTTGGAGTATATGATTTTATAGCCTCCATCTTTTAGTTCAGTTTTAAGAACAACAGACTAAATGATCCCTGTAATGTTTGAATATGTTTCTAGCTGGAGTTCTAGAAAATATTCTGGCATGACTTTGAACTTTGAGAGCTCATTTCGTGGGTGCTCTGATTTAATGCCAACTATGCAAAACCCAAGTAAATGCAAGCACTGAATACACAAACGCCAATTAAATAAAAGcccagacagaaaataaaatacatgcttACCAGTAAGAATGATAAGCCTTCTCCAAAGAAAGGGAAAATTCCCTCATCCAAGCCTCAAGGTCCAAACCTTGCAGCTGAGGTCAACTGGGGGAAAATAATTCTACCCAACAGATCTACCAAACAAGAGGGGGAACAACCTCTCCCTAATCATATCCTAAATAAAACAGAACTCAAACCATATTTGAGAGTTCTGTCCTAGAGATACTCATTGGGAGGAGAAAGGATGACCTGTGAAAGTCGTGGGGATGTGGGGGGTTCAAAGGGCCCCAACACGGGTACCTCATGCCATAGCCCCAAAGGCCAGTGATTCTCCCTGAGGTGAGTCAGCTTTGTATCTCACTTCTGACACCATGTATGtcaaagtcaaaatgaaaatgtagacaCAAAAGTCTAAATTTAGTGTTTTATTTGAGAAGGAAGAATTTCAATTCTAGGTGATCTTTAGTGTGTTCAACAAAGAGAAGGTTGAGGGTTTTATTTTAAACGAAGAATGTTACTTGTGGTCTTAAGAGAAAGCTCATTGGTATTAGTAAAGCTCTAGGGAGCTGGCAAGTTCCAACTGGTGAGCAATGGCCATAGGCAAAATTAGTCCTAGAGTTACAGCAAGTTATCTCAACAGCTATAGACAAAACTGGTCTCAGGTTACAGCAAGTAGTTTCAGTAGCCAGGCTCACAGAGAATTATATTCTTTGAGAAATATTATGTGTGTCAAGTACTTTTTCCCCCTAGCTTCTTGACTCTGTTTTAGTTGGGTGTGACAAGAATGACTCAATTCATATGAGAATCACAATTATAAGAGAATAATTATAAGAGAATCACCAATTTATGTAAGCACTTAGGCTAAAAAAGTAGTAGTAAAAACATCCTATGTGGCCAGCAGCCTTGAAACAATAGAATTTAGTCAAATAATGATTACCTGCATCAGATATGCTTTCCACCTAAGTAGTTTCCCCAGTGATTTTTGCCAGTATTCTAATTCTACATGGAGTAAACACAAACTGTAAACGTTAAGAAATTGCCCATAGCATAATAATCACCTTTCAAACCTCTCATATGTTAAagttactttttaataaatattattttctaataatttggAGTTACAGAGAAAGTAAGATTCCCTCAAAGTTTGGTGAGTTtgccggtcacggtggctcacgcctgtaatcccagcactttgggaggccaaggagagcagatcatgaggtcaggagatcgagaccatcctgactaacacggtgaaaccccgtttctactaaaaaaatacaaaaagatgagccgggcgtggtggcgggtgcctgtagtcccagctactccggaggctgaggcagaagaatggtgtgaacccaggaggcggaggttgcagtgagccgagataacgccactgcactccagcctgggtgacagagcaacactctgtctcaaaaacaaacaacaaacaaaaaaaaagtttggtgagttttttttcaaagttttattcCTTAGATATTATCTGTATAATCAGATAGACTGAGCTAAGCCACAGCCTCATTCCTTGTCAACTGGATAACTTCAGAAAAGTGTTTTAACTTCTCCAAATCCTAGTTTCTTCCACTATAACATGAGAATAGTCAACACTGACAATGAAGGATGAGCATAAGGATTAATGAGATAGGGTGTGTAAAGCTAGCCTCATTCATGGCAATGGTCACTGCTCAGCAAGGGAAAGCAGCCCTTATGACTATATTGCTGAGATTTCATTAACTAACCTTTTGCCCTATTAATTTCATGACCCCTTTTTTAAACAGGTAAGTGTCAGAAGAAGATCCTATAATGTCAACGTGTGTCCTATAAAAGTTAATCAGGACTTCAGGGTATCTCGAACTTAATTGTTCACATGCCCAGTtgatcattcttttctctttcttttcctttccttccaaaataaatgtctcttttctaAGCTTTAAGTAAAGAGCATGTGACCATTCCTCAATGAGCTCTTTTACATGTTTTGCATTGTTTGGCTGAGAACCAACTTGAATGTTTTTTAGACAAATTGTGGTGATTTCACCATCCACTTTCTCCTGACTCAGAATGCAGAATTTTTTCAGTGTGCTTTCGTAAGATCTACACTTGTGGTGCAGGTAAAGAAAAACATCTGTGTCAAGCACAAGCATTTCTCCACTTCTAGCAGTCTCAGGTACTAAAGTCCTGACTGATGCCAAAGGGTTATTACTTCTCTGTAGACTCCTTTGGGGATTTTGTCTATTCCACTTTCTTCCCTCACTGgtaaaatttctgtctttttctagGAGAGAACATGCTCTTACTAGCAAAGATTCTTTGAGCCTCTTGACAGCCAGAAATGATCCTTCCACGGAGATTCTTCCATTGGGTTTCAAAGGACTGAAGTTTAAActcgggattttttttttcaggtcttTTACCAGAGTTTCTAGAGTAACTTCTTTCCCAAAAACAGAAAGATCAAGGATGGCATTTACAGAGCTGaagatctaaaattaaaaagagagaaatgaaaacagtacTGCCTAGTGGGAGAGACTACATAAACATGTTCTTTTCTGCCATTTTCTTGTCTCTGCAGAAATTGCACTAAACCAGGCCCCAGGTGCCTGCCCCAGACTTCCTGACTTCTTGTACCAGGGCAGCCCATTAAAGTGATCCCATTTTGTTCAATTTGGGATTCACACTCCCTCACCACATACCCCAAAACAGAGGTgctcaaataatttttagaggcagaattttttttttgaaacagttttatGCAGAACCATACATATAAATTGCTCTGGTTCTGCTTGGATAGGGGTCCCCCAAGAGTCATTCCCACCCCCAGTCTAAAGTTCATCAGATGGCTGCATACAATTCTGAGTGTCTTACAGAATCAAGTTAGTAAACCATTGctttgtattttaactttttcctctttttcttatttcctgtcTCTTCAAAGCTTCTTTTTAATGTTCATTCTAATTGTGTTTTCCCAAAATAAGCCTTTAGGTTGGTACCTGCCATCATCCATGACAGTATAAGAGCTTACCATCACTTTAAAAGCATTAagtgaggctgggcgtggtggctcacccccgtaatcccagcactttgtggggctgaggtgggaggattgcttgagtccaggagtttaagaccagcctgggcaacatagggacaccctgtctctacaaaaactgcaaaaattagcaggcctggtggtgcacacctatagtcccagctactcgggaggttgaggcaggagaatcacctgagcccaagaggcagaggttagagtgagccaagaGTATGCCactgcctaggtgacagagcaagaccttgtctcaaaaaatacacattttgtaaaataaaacattaagtgACACACatagaaagataaaaacagataAGGCGATAACCAAAATTTCAAGGGCCAGGGTTGGCCTTTAACACTGACTCAGGgagtttgcattttctttcctAGAAGTCATGGAGTGAGAGCACTTTGTGTCTCCTGCCAtaagaaaaacttcaaagaagAAATGGGATACAGGAGTATCAGTACACCTTCAGCATCACACCTTACCTTGTCACTAAAATGAGAGACTGTGAGTTCAGCATGTCTAGCCTTCCTTGCTAGCCGGTGTTTCTTTTGTCTGATGACATTCTCTGCAACTAAGTGGAAACACTGGCATCAAAAGTGTTTATGGCACGATAcactaataattttttaataaaataggcATATTCAATTATACAAGAATGTCTAagcttttttctacatttttcctCTAAATTCAACATTCAGATCACTTTTTTGTTGCACTTTAACTCATTAAAGTTCATTTTATGTGTAAGTATGATCCAAATCACATGTTATAAAACACACAAGGCATTATATGcatgaataaaaaaaataaaggtatatCCCCATCTCTGTTAACTCACAAGAAGACTTTACATTCTTGATTCAAGTTATCATACTATTCTGGTTTTCCTCCCAATTCACTGGCTGACCTGCTGAGTCTCCTTCCTAatcctcctctcttcccattcTCTAGATGCTGGCAAGACCTGGACCTCAGGCCTCATGCTTCTTTGCTAACCTATACCCATTCCCTGGGTGATCTCAACAATCTCCATGGCTTTAGACACCATCTCTACATGAATCGTTTTCAGAATTCTATCTtcagcctccatctttctcccttCTGCCTATAGAACTCTCTACCTCATTATCCTAATAGGCATCTCATTGACCCAAACTGAACTCTTGATAACTATCTCCCTTGCAAATGTATTCTATCCCCAGTGTTCTTTACTGCAGAAAATGACATTTAATCCATCAACATGTCCCGAATACCCACCAGTTCTTATCACCTGCCCTGCTACTGCCCTATCGAAACCAACGATGAATAGTAATTCCTCTTTTTCAAACAGCCGCTAGGTTGCTCATTTAAGAAAAGGCAGTCCAATCTTGTCAATCCCCTGCTTGAAACCTTCCCTGTCACCCAGAATAAAATCCCAGACACCCTGCCATGATCCAGCAATTACTGAGCATAAACTGGCCCCAGATCCCCATCTAACCACATTTCCTATCACTATCCCCCAGCTCATTCCACTCCAGCCACAcaggcctccttgctgttcttccACACACCCAGCATGCTCCCCACTCACAGAATTACCAGTCCTTCCCTTGGCCTAGAATGTTCTCCCTGCTTATCTGCATGAATCATTCCCTTACTTGGcttctgctcaaatgtcacctaaACAGAGCATTTCCCTTCCTATTCATCTAAAACAGCACTTTCCATCATATTCTATccctttattcttctttatatcttgtcatagcacttattatttatgaatatataatcataaataaaaatatttaaataaacaaatatctaAGTTGTATA from the Macaca nemestrina isolate mMacNem1 chromosome 11, mMacNem.hap1, whole genome shotgun sequence genome contains:
- the LOC105492721 gene encoding RNA-binding protein 43, which codes for MASVLNVKESKAPERTAVVAGLPVGLFSDQLLALLVKSHFQDIKNEGGDVEDVIYPTRTKGVAYVIFKEKKVAENVIRQKKHRLARKARHAELTVSHFSDKIFSSVNAILDLSVFGKEVTLETLVKDLKKKIPSLNFSPLKPNGRISVEGSFLAVKRLKESLLVRACSLLEKDRNFTSEGRKWNRQNPQRSLQRSNNPLASVRTLVPETARSGEMLVLDTDVFLYLHHKCRSYESTLKKFCILSQEKVDGEITTICLKNIQVGSQPNNAKHVKELIEEWSHALYLKLRKETFILEGKEKKEKRMINWACEQLSSRYPEVLINFYRTHVDIIGSSSDTYLFKKGVMKLIGQKVS